The proteins below are encoded in one region of Knoellia sp. S7-12:
- a CDS encoding stage II sporulation protein M: MDLDAYIATHVGQWRRLEELVGRRRLSGAETDELLDLYQRVSTHLSVVRSSSPDPSLVSYLSTLLARARHTATGSRTMSWGDPARFFTQTFPAALYRTRRWWLATTFGSIVLAVVVGAWAVRHPEVFTQQMTRAEIDAYVGTDFENYYSEYPHHEFATLVWTNNAWVAAQCIALGVLGLPVLWILAQNVINVGIAGALMVSHDRGSLFFGLILPHGLLELTAIFVAAAVGLRLFWSWIEPGPRSRLDSLAAEGRTAAAIALGLVVVLFVSGGIEGFVTPSGLPTWARILIGVVAEALFFAYVFVVGGRAARAGVTGDVAESDQPATAPVSA, encoded by the coding sequence GGTCGGTCGCCGACGGCTCTCTGGTGCCGAGACCGACGAACTCCTCGACCTCTATCAGCGGGTGTCGACGCATCTGTCGGTGGTGCGTTCGTCGAGTCCGGACCCGTCACTCGTGAGCTATCTGTCCACACTTCTGGCGCGCGCACGGCATACGGCAACGGGTTCCCGGACCATGTCGTGGGGTGACCCGGCACGGTTCTTCACCCAGACGTTCCCGGCCGCCCTCTATCGGACGCGGCGGTGGTGGCTCGCGACAACGTTCGGGAGCATCGTGCTCGCGGTGGTCGTCGGCGCATGGGCGGTGCGGCACCCGGAGGTGTTCACCCAGCAGATGACCCGTGCCGAGATCGACGCCTATGTGGGGACGGACTTCGAGAACTACTACTCGGAGTACCCCCACCACGAGTTCGCGACCCTCGTGTGGACCAACAACGCGTGGGTGGCGGCGCAGTGCATTGCGCTCGGTGTGCTCGGGCTACCTGTGCTGTGGATCCTCGCCCAGAACGTCATCAACGTCGGGATCGCTGGCGCCCTCATGGTGAGCCATGACCGTGGGTCGCTCTTCTTCGGGCTGATCCTCCCGCACGGACTGCTCGAGCTGACCGCGATCTTTGTCGCTGCTGCGGTGGGCCTGCGGCTGTTCTGGTCGTGGATCGAACCAGGCCCGCGCAGCCGCCTGGACTCGCTCGCGGCCGAGGGCCGCACCGCCGCCGCGATTGCCTTGGGGCTCGTGGTCGTCCTGTTCGTCAGCGGCGGGATCGAGGGGTTCGTGACGCCGTCAGGGCTGCCTACCTGGGCACGCATCCTCATCGGAGTCGTGGCCGAGGCACTGTTCTTTGCCTATGTGTTCGTCGTGGGTGGGCGTGCAGCTCGCGCGGGTGTCACGGGCGATGTCGCCGAGAGCGATCAGCCGGCCACTGCCCCGGTCTCCGCCTGA